One genomic segment of Cyanobacterium stanieri LEGE 03274 includes these proteins:
- a CDS encoding PP2C family protein-serine/threonine phosphatase produces MVHIHCINPQCNATNSLGDGICGECNSPTVRRYLWVMGGEVQGFEGQTLIDDRFYVINDHVVLDTKPQKVPSFPDHVPSSIVPYQRLFPQRLHVPQVYGAIATANSDYIWLLEHQTIPLDESGELNYPQIFPTLSSCWVEASPLRQLNWLWQMVQLWYYFKKQKILSSFLAKDNLRVDGGIVKIMELTTDDHYKPTLQDLGNILEPLMADSADIVQEIITNIVLCLQQKLITSTGELIKILDQALFILGENYYQRKYHILTNTDGGKKRGNNEDACYPPALELKENVTGINTLTIVCDGLGGQKGGEIASNLAIDTLGKELNQIYQKQLKDTLYSQNWTPLIDKEKILKAISTANDQIAEINNEQGSKDRDRMGTTVVLTLALDHEVYLGHVGDSRIYLVTSGGCHQLTVDDDLASREVRLGYSFYREMTNNPQAGALIQALGTDYAKNIRPHIKRIIPDEDCILLLCSDGLSDFERVEQYWRREILPILSGGLSLSESVARLMDIALTKNGHDNVTVGLVYCQIGRVDAPKQRQLSWASLGAVLPDLPQPDLSAVTVVRKNNFFERYKFGIAILLVMVGIVLGVVYHQWKSNESPSNSSSRVWLYDG; encoded by the coding sequence ATGGTTCATATTCACTGCATCAATCCTCAATGTAATGCTACTAATTCGCTGGGTGATGGTATTTGTGGGGAGTGTAATAGTCCAACGGTTAGGCGTTATTTGTGGGTGATGGGTGGAGAGGTTCAAGGTTTTGAGGGACAGACTTTGATTGACGATCGCTTTTATGTGATTAATGATCATGTTGTTTTAGATACTAAGCCTCAAAAAGTCCCTAGTTTTCCTGATCATGTTCCCTCGAGTATTGTTCCTTATCAGCGTCTTTTTCCTCAACGATTGCATGTACCTCAAGTTTATGGTGCGATCGCCACGGCAAACAGTGATTATATTTGGTTATTAGAACATCAAACCATTCCCCTTGATGAGTCGGGGGAGTTAAATTATCCTCAAATTTTTCCTACCCTGAGTAGTTGTTGGGTTGAGGCTTCCCCCCTCAGACAGTTAAATTGGTTATGGCAAATGGTACAACTTTGGTACTACTTCAAAAAACAAAAGATTTTATCTAGCTTTTTGGCAAAGGATAACTTACGGGTAGATGGGGGCATTGTCAAGATAATGGAATTGACTACCGATGACCATTACAAGCCAACTTTACAAGACTTAGGCAACATATTAGAGCCTTTGATGGCCGATAGTGCCGATATTGTCCAAGAAATTATTACTAATATAGTCCTCTGTTTACAACAAAAACTAATTACCAGTACAGGAGAACTGATCAAAATTTTAGATCAAGCCCTCTTTATCCTCGGGGAAAATTATTATCAAAGAAAATATCACATCCTCACTAACACTGATGGGGGTAAAAAAAGAGGAAATAATGAAGATGCTTGTTACCCCCCTGCCTTAGAATTAAAAGAAAATGTCACGGGAATTAATACTTTAACCATTGTTTGTGATGGACTAGGGGGACAAAAAGGCGGTGAAATTGCCTCTAATTTAGCCATAGACACCCTCGGGAAAGAATTAAACCAAATTTATCAAAAACAACTCAAAGACACCCTTTATAGCCAAAATTGGACTCCTTTAATTGATAAAGAAAAGATTCTCAAGGCCATATCAACTGCTAATGATCAAATTGCGGAAATTAATAATGAGCAGGGAAGTAAGGATCGGGATAGAATGGGAACAACGGTAGTGTTGACCTTAGCTTTGGATCATGAAGTATATTTAGGTCATGTGGGGGATTCTCGTATTTATTTAGTTACTTCTGGGGGTTGTCATCAATTAACGGTGGATGATGATTTGGCATCGAGGGAGGTGCGTTTAGGTTATAGTTTTTATCGGGAGATGACTAATAATCCTCAAGCTGGGGCTTTAATTCAGGCTTTGGGTACGGATTATGCGAAGAATATTCGTCCTCATATTAAACGTATTATTCCCGATGAGGATTGTATATTGTTGTTATGCTCTGATGGTTTATCGGATTTTGAAAGGGTTGAGCAATATTGGCGTAGGGAAATTTTACCGATTTTGTCGGGGGGGTTGTCTTTATCTGAAAGTGTTGCCCGTTTGATGGATATTGCTTTGACGAAAAATGGTCATGATAATGTAACTGTTGGTTTAGTGTATTGTCAGATAGGGAGGGTGGATGCACCAAAACAGAGGCAATTATCTTGGGCGAGTTTGGGGGCGGTTTTGCCTGATTTACCTCAGCCTGATTTATCGGCGGTGACGGTGGTTAGGAAGAATAATTTTTTTGAGCGTTATAAGTTTGGGATTGCTATTTTGTTGGTGATGGTGGGTATTGTTTTGGGGGTGGTTTATCATCAGTGGAAGTCTAACGAAAGTCCTTCTAATTCTTCTTCTCGGGTTTGGCTATATGATGGATAG